AAACTTAAATTTAATACAGTGGGTACCGAAAAAACTTCACATTCACTAATATCGCACAACTTCCAGAATCAATTATGAACCACATTTGGTGacacttttatttaaaataaaacaagtttaataataaaataattagatttcAGTTGAAACACAAACAATACAGTTTAAATTCTACACTTATATTAACCCCACAAACGCCAtattgaaatttacaatttGTAATACACttttaagttaaaaatattgtgtgTGTACAGTGTGAgcagaaaataactaaaaattactaaattacCGACCCTTTATGTTGATTAATCAGTcctttatttgatttttactttatttattgtaGTCAGATCAAGATATAAAAATTTCCGGTCACGTTAGTTGGGTAGGAAAATCATCGATGGAAGTTGTTGTTTGGTTAGATCAACTTATGCACGGTACTTGGCACCGTATCACTAGAGCCTTATTTCTATTGGCCGCCAGAGATTCTAATAACCTGAAACCGGCTCCCGTTAATGCTATAGAACCTGCAGATGAAAGGGAACGACAAATTTTATCCGGAGGTGAAGATAGAAAGAAACAGAGGATTATAATGCAACAAAAACACGTTTCTAAGGTAACCTatcacaatttcaaaattatatttcacgATTATTTTAATCTACTTTTTGATATTGTCTTTTATGTCCTACGTAAAAAGTTGATAACTTCGtaatgtttcttcttttttaattcgTTGACAGTTCACTTATCACAGAACGAGATCAATAAGTTAACCTAACTTTTTACCCACTAAAATCTTTCCTCGTTGTCAGATATAACGAAACTTCATTTTCAgtagaattatttaaataaaaacttctattaaattcatttatttatggcTATCAATCCAGTGTTGCCAACTTAGAACGTAATAATTCAAACTGAAAACCTCTATTTAATTCTTTTATCTATGTTTGGCAACCGCCTGTTGCTAAGTAAGAATCATTCAAATGAAAAcctctattttattcatttatctaTGAATCCATCGATTGCTGTCAatttaaaacacaataaatcaaACCTAAAcctctattttattaatttatctatGTTTATCAACGTCCTGTTGCCAATTCAGAACAATTCAAATGTAAACCTCTATTCTATCCATTTATCTATGATTATCAATCGATTGCTGCCAATTTAGAACAGAATAATTCAAACCTAAAcgtctattttattcatttatctaTGTTTATCAACGTCCTGTTGCCAATTCAGAACAATTCAAATGTAAACCTCTATTCTATCCATTTATCTATGATTATCAATCGATTGCTGCCAATTTAGAACAGAATAATTCAAACCTAAAcgtctattttattaatttatctatGTTTATCAACGTTCTGTTGCCAATTCAAATGTAAAcctctattttattcatttatctaTGAATCCATCGATTGCTGTCAatttaaaacacaataaatcaaACCTAAAcctctattttattcatttatctaTGTTTATCAACGTCCTGTTGCCAATTCAGAACAATTCAATTGTAAACCTCTATTTTATCCATTTATCTATGATTATCAATCGATTGCTGCCAATTTAGAACAGAATAATTCAAACCTAAAcgtctattttattcatttatctaTGTTTATCAACGTTCTGTTGCCAATTCAAATGTAAACCtctaattttattcatttatctaTGAATCCATCGATTGCTGTCAATTTAGCACAGAACAATTCAAACCTAAAcctctattttattaatttatctatGTTTGTCAATCGACTGTCACGAATCATAACAAAAACCtctatttaattcatttatctATGATTATTAatcgtcatttttattttcagttgataCCTGACAGCGAAGAACAACAAATAATCCACAATCTGTACATCCGTACGACGGATAAAGATAGCAGCCTTCGAAACAGAGTGTTACCGGCGGGTTGCGTTTGGATGAGTAACGCGACTATTTCGAACACAATTTTTTCTCATCCGGACGAACGTAATATGCACAACACCGTTTTCGGTGGTTTCATAATGCGCATGGCCACCGAACTAGCTTGGGTCCTCGGCTTCACGTTCAGTAAATACAGACCAGCAATTAAAAGTATTAGCGATATCAGTTTTCAAAAACCGATAGCCGTTAGTTCTTTGATAAGAATGCACGCGCAGCTTGTTTATACCCAGTTGAATTATATGCAGATTTTGGTTTATGTCGAGGTTTATAATTCGGTAACCGGAGAAAATGATACGACGAATACTTTACATTTTACGTTTCAAGTACCTGAATTAGTGAACGAATGTATTCCTCAAACTTATCACGAGGCTATGATGTATATCGATGGCAGGCGACACTTTTTGGAAGTTATTGATAAATCGACTTCTTTTCCCAGCAAATTATAATACTTGGAATAAAATGTTGTTGCcgcttttaaaaactttatttaagtttattcaattcaatatttgtccagtttaatatttttataatataaattttagtaaTGCTTGGCAACGCTGTAACTATCCAGACGTTCTAGgttagaaaaaagaagaagaaatggaCGACCAAGTGGCCCGAAGAATATGGAAAGAAAGATCCAGCTTAAGTTGAAACGGTTCCCTTCAGTTTACAGatgtattttgtatatttttttaatttgttgtctttttctttttttttttctattttttctgtttatttttaattggaaagtGCGTAATTGGGGGGAGGCGATCAGGTACAGCTGCGACAGCATTATCCCAGCTGAAACATTGTTGCcacgatttattttttttttgtttcataaatgagtgtgaaactgattttttttaagtttattttataattttgtgtgtatttttgataagtttttacaaaaagttgACCAATCCTTAATTAATGAAGTCTGTTTGCATTTTAAATAAACTGGAATTGACGTCTTAATAGTTTTATCGCCTTTataggaataaaaataaaaaatcaacaaattagTTACTGAATAGTTTAATAATTGTGATTCGCATTAAATAACTACCAAGTTTACCCACTATAACTCGttgataatattataaattgttttaataaaactttaataACTAACTTTATTTATCCTCCGCAACCCGAAAAATCCATTTTGTCCCCCCTTTCTTGCAGCGATACCTTTTCcatttgcataaatttctgtTCGGTGTGCTACCAACCGgttttaatagtatttttaatcCCGTACACTCCCATTCCAATTCTGTTTGCCTGTTTGGTATGTGAACTGATACAGATCGAGAAGTTTTCACTCCAGAAACTCCGTTCTAATGtagattttttaagtagaaacgCATTGATCCGAAGGTCTCTAGACTGCTT
The genomic region above belongs to Diorhabda carinulata isolate Delta chromosome 9, icDioCari1.1, whole genome shotgun sequence and contains:
- the LOC130897930 gene encoding acyl-coenzyme A thioesterase 9, mitochondrial-like, whose translation is MAKKILHKVLRSEYRNLLKRYSNFVQTRMVSSEKELFKNEQFATLAQLKSHLSKDMGVDVYQPIPKDRSHLLKYLPKHQDELPKRAMKDSFLVGNIPLSSDKSLQDKYTTFLGQLRIGRLLEDMDIFAVMVGHKHIVNPKQTGSEHFPYTLVTALVDKIDFTEFQPRSDQDIKISGHVSWVGKSSMEVVVWLDQLMHGTWHRITRALFLLAARDSNNLKPAPVNAIEPADERERQILSGGEDRKKQRIIMQQKHVSKLIPDSEEQQIIHNLYIRTTDKDSSLRNRVLPAGCVWMSNATISNTIFSHPDERNMHNTVFGGFIMRMATELAWVLGFTFSKYRPAIKSISDISFQKPIAVSSLIRMHAQLVYTQLNYMQILVYVEVYNSVTGENDTTNTLHFTFQVPELVNECIPQTYHEAMMYIDGRRHFLEVIDKSTSFPSKL